The proteins below are encoded in one region of Methanocalculus natronophilus:
- a CDS encoding immunoglobulin-like domain-containing protein has protein sequence SIEDQEILSSDNDYHVEPTETTLADFHEQDLEQIDLHGHHFTVTGRIETRGQYDNMAIVDLNDPDLYFMVYHQSWASDIEVLEDNEGDIVEITVIYYTDHSRDGVLVVFQGDESDLGEVELGDEELFNADVSQVDGSSYLTFEDDIELPTTGDNDTEFSGWTSSHDDLIADDGSFVSRPTDDTEVTLTGTATLGTLSEDVEVTVTVIGTEAMSISDAYDLNDGEKAHVEGIVTAWNVYDDGLFIQSEDGLGLYVRLFSRDMDAFEDVEPGDKISVYGTLGRY, from the coding sequence GTAGCATCGAAGATCAAGAGATTTTATCAAGTGATAATGATTATCATGTTGAACCTACTGAAACCACACTTGCTGATTTCCACGAACAAGATTTAGAACAAATTGACCTTCATGGACATCACTTTACAGTAACAGGTCGTATTGAAACACGTGGACAATATGACAACATGGCTATTGTTGATTTAAATGATCCTGATCTTTATTTCATGGTTTATCACCAATCTTGGGCTTCAGACATTGAAGTATTAGAAGATAACGAAGGTGATATTGTAGAAATTACTGTTATTTACTACACCGATCATTCTCGTGATGGTGTATTAGTAGTATTCCAAGGGGATGAAAGCGACTTAGGCGAAGTAGAACTTGGAGATGAAGAATTATTTAATGCAGACGTTTCTCAAGTGGATGGAAGTTCATATCTTACTTTTGAAGACGATATTGAATTACCTACTACTGGAGACAATGACACTGAATTCTCTGGATGGACTTCAAGTCATGATGATTTAATCGCTGATGATGGTTCATTCGTAAGCCGTCCAACAGATGATACTGAAGTAACTTTAACAGGTACTGCTACTTTAGGAACATTAAGTGAAGATGTTGAAGTCACTGTTACAGTTATTGGAACAGAAGCAATGAGTATTTCAGACGCTTATGATTTAAACGATGGTGAAAAAGCTCATGTTGAGGGAATTGTAACAGCTTGGAATGTTTATGATGATGGATTGTTCATTCAAAGTGAAGATGGACTTGGTTTATATGTTCGTTTATTCTCACGTGATATGGACGCATTTGAAGATGTAGAACCTGGAGACAAAATTTCTGTATATGGTACCTTAGGTAGATAT